In Vicia villosa cultivar HV-30 ecotype Madison, WI linkage group LG7, Vvil1.0, whole genome shotgun sequence, the DNA window AAACTGTGGATGTTATGTCGATTCCTATCCTCTATAATTGCTCTTGGATTCTAAAGCGTATACTGAATATGCGTCAGAAAACTATGCTCCTTCCCAGCTGGAATAACATGGTACAACAGGATAAATTTCATGCTAAGGCTGTGTATTATGAGCTGGTCACGGTTCAGCCGGATGTGCCTTGGAAAAAGCTGTTCTTTAACAATAATGCTCGTCCCCGTGCGAAATTCATTACGTGGATGGCTTGCCACAACAAGCTGCCAACAAAAGAACGACTTCACAGGTTTGGTCTGCTTGATAATTACCGTTGTTGCTGCTGTCATGAGATTGAAACTCTAAATCATATTTTCTTCACTTGCAAACCTTTCTATGACACCTGGACCTTGGTGCTTGGATGGATCGGTTATGTGCATACTCCGCAGCAATGGGATGAGGAAGTGAGATGGATTCTTTCTGCTAGTAAAGGAAAAGGAAACAAAGCTGAAATCCTCAAATGCGCGTTCGTAGAGACGGTGTATGAAGCATGGTTATTACGTAACCAGTACTGTTTTGGAACCACTTCAATTAATAAAGATATTGGTCTTAAAATCATCGACATGATTACCTACCGTTGTTGGATGAAACCCAGACTTAGAAGTCACATAGCTAGGCTTATGTTGCCTATGTAGGTGCTGTATGTAACCTTTGTGGCTGGATCGTTTGATCGCTGTTGTTTCTTAACTGTTTTTTGgtttatgaaataaaattatcatttccaaaaaaaaaaatgattatgatatttaatttttttataggtaaatgatttatgtcttttcatttcaaaactctttatttaacgaaacaaatataatgtttttttctttactctttattctattttcttataaatttcaaaattatgtatacatttttaatttgtaatattttatctttattttttgttttgttcgaccttataataaataaatatcaataatattttataaaattaactttgtatatattgataaccttaatttcttaacttgacctaactaaaatattctttagttctataaattaatataaaatattatcttatttacatattataatatctacaatttctataattcctaagatttaatataaatatcactcaaacataaaatcaatcaattaagatttatttattaatatttgcacttaaaatataaaaaattaaagttcattctatgaattaatataaaatataatgttatttacatagtataatatctacatttttgacaaaacttgcgcaagcataactcagtaatttcaagcagattctccattgtatattgacaccagccaacttgatttccacttctacagctcaaactttcgggacagtcaaagaagaatatttatttcaaacgaatcgtatacgatgttttctactgtctgcaccagaaaaaaatccaaaacacatattaggacaatatttaaattgttaataaaaatagaaaatagggattggaaaCAACTCATGTAAAAAACGAACCTTATACTATGGAGTGACGCCAAttggtacttcagaatgatacattacaaattcaacctgcaaataacaaataacatgaaacgccaattagtacttcagaatgatacactacaaattcaacccgcaaataacatgaaagatattttctatcaagaaaagaaagaaaaaaatgttaaattccggtttgtccatgaatagtcgtgggaatggctgtaattgcaaaaatagtatcaaccaaaattttccacatgaatagtcgtgggaatggctgtaattgcaaaaatagtataaaccaaaattttccacgattaggtttgatgaatatgatagatactgtgaaagtatgatggttatatatagtaatgataaaagtgTTTTGAGCGTGGAAtggttatatatagtaatgataaaagtgttttggaacgtggaaggtggagggcttggaaggcagaaggggcttggaaggcagaagcattatatgaggtcattagtgctgtaagcagttgtgaatgtgaatgaccagagaaagtaaataatttgtaacTGCGAGATCATGAGAGGTTGGAGGTTTAAAGTTCAATCCTACAATGGGAAAGGAATTATGTGGAATTTTGTGAGAGGagaggctgatgtggcatagctaagagatgaggaaatggtagacttttcttatatgatagattttgtGATCTTTAGTAAATATAaagaaatagtttttttaatatcTGAATTTAAGTCCATCATAATTTTTTATGGAAAATCCTTCATATTTGTTTTTGGGATTATTTGTTTTAGTGGTTGAACTCTTTAAACATCTGGatatttaacttatattttcatattttattttattttatataatttgataATGACATGAATTAACTTAAAAGCTTTGTGAGATAACCACTTAAAAATGAAAATGTCATTTAAAATCGAAATACAAAATTCATGTTGAGTATAAATAGTatgcaaataattttttttcttttttttttttaacacttgCACAAAATGTGATCACACGCACTTATTATGAGATtgtgtaaaaaatatataaaattatgaaGTGCTCCATATATATTAGTAGAATTTGAATGGGCAATGTATACtatttaaatactttgttatattAAAAGTTTTGTACTAGACTCTTtttcttaacttttattttataaaataaatataattaaacatgtagttttgttcaatttttttttccgTAGGTATGAAAGAGAAAATGTAGTTAGATATTAAGAATTTTACAAACAAAATTTGATATTCtcatttctctctattttttctttagtttttaGTGGACTTTTTGTAAGAGTGAatacaatattaataattttaatttatggtCATTCATTCACACAAGAAGAAAATCttaattgatttttaaataaataaaatttaaatattttatgtttttattatttatttatgtcaAGTGTTTCaatcatatatttatcttttttttttttcggtTATCACACCGTTTAAACTTCTTTgtatttaacttatattttaatgtgttatactatattttattttacataAATTGATCATGAGAATAAATAACTTTAAAACTTTGTGATATAACCACTTGAAAATGAAAATgccatttcaaataaaaatacaaaattcatgTTAATTATAAGTGCAAacaattttttaactttatttgtaACACTAACACTATTAAGAGGTTgtgtagaaaatatataaaattatgaaGACCTACATACTAGTATAATATCATgcttaaatattttgtaaaagacttttttaattaacttttattttacaaaataactcTATAAACACGTTACTCTCTATTTaagttctattattattattattattattattattattaatattattattattattattattattattattattattattattatatttgtctgtagatttgaaatagaaaatgTAGATAGATATTAAGTATTTTACAAGAAAAATTAATATTCTCATTTCTCTCTATCTTTTCTTTAGTTTTAGTTGATTTTCTGTTGGAGTGAATTGATTATAACCACGTTGCATAATATATATCCACTCTACCATATGTATGCCAGATGTTTAATGAATTCAAAATGTGATTAGTATTAAATGAAACGTGGCTATATCAAATAAGATTGACATAAagaaattatgtttaatttattttatatatatgctAACAGTTTTGTGAAGAGAATTGTAATATGTGATTCTTTATCATTTGGTATGATATAAACACATATTACCAAGTAAGAGTTCCAAAGGACTAAAATATATACACATGTGTGATTTTGTAATAGATTTCAATAACCAAGGGTCTTAAAGTTGAACCGTTAAGGTTGAATTGAATTGATAAGAGAATGAGAAAAATCTATTGAGTGAGAGACTTAATTTTCACATTACATTGTTATGACGCAGTAGCATCTATCTATTTTCACATTACTAATTCAATTATGGTGTTATGGTAGCTACAACAGTTGGCTGACAAAATAATTCTAACACATTTCTAAACGTGAGCTAGAATTGTAAACTATTTCCGACTTATCTAACAAAGGGGAGCCGGGAGAATTGAGGGAAAATTTCTGGTAAAAACACATAGAATATGAATATTCTAAAACGGATTCAGTAACTAGGTTGCGAATAGACCTAAATCTATTATAATACAGAGATACAATCTAAGCAGAGACTAATGCCCCACATAAAACCTAATGCAAACCTTCAGTGCAACAAAATTCTGGTTTGAAGTGTATGTAATATAGAGAAAAAAATACTTTTCTAAATGGAAAAAGTGAGCAACTCAAAATATCAACAAACTATTTAAAATGCCTTACTATACCATAAATTTAGCATAACCACTTGGTCCTTTGAGCGGTTATTTGCTTTGATTACTTCATTTAGCCTCTCTGTTATCAAGAGGAAAAGTATTAGTTAATTTCTCAGTCAAAAATACAAATACTAAGCTAGTAAGGGACACATTCTTCCTCTCTATTACAACTGTCCACTTGTGTTActgcatgatgcatgatgtatttATTCCCCTTAAATGACATGTGTTTCTTTTTACTGTGAGAGTAAGTAACTCATCAAATATAATATTATTCAATCATGTAAATAAAATACAACGAACGATTTCTTCCTCTTCTGATTATACTAACTCGATGAATGAAGGTCGAACAGCTAGAGGTCGCACAAGAATTCTTGTCACAATCAGCTTCTCTGGTCTTTCAGCAACATAGAGTATATTATGGGTCAACCGTGCAACGCGCGGGTTATATTCTAGTAACTctaaaaaatcattttcaaacctaattaattatttttaaattcataaaaGAATACCGGGATTAATTAGGGGTGTTCATGACGGTTTTTGTCCATAtccatatattttaaaacaaattatcataattgGATTTATCTTTATTTCATATAagtatgttgttttcaaaaatgaattttGAGAATTAAATGGAGTTAGATAAAATGGATATATTATTTTTcagatatttttttaagaaaaaaattttaggttttttttttccttaaaaatatttttaaaaatttaaccgagtcataTTAGTCtctctaataatattttttttaaactggtttttttcttacttttgaaccgtgactgaaCAGTTAATGAAGATCCATTTTAgttcaaaaaaataattttaaattagttATTTTGATGAGTTTGTGTACGTATGTAATATTTGGATCAACCATAGTAAGGTTGACCTAGTACTTGCATAAGCctaaatcaaaatttaatataAGGCATATTTTATATTTACTCCCTTTTAAAATAAGATTCATACGTGACACTTttacatatataaaaaatataataaatgagaaAAAGGAATATCAATAATTTTATGAAATTATTCTTTGTTATTAGTGTGTATAAAGTGAAAGTATTAATTAGAGAAtacaattgaaaaataaaaataaaaattgtagtGAAAATTAAAAAGCAACATTAATTtgagataaatattttttataaatgtgacatttatttattttgagaagaATGGAGTAGTTATTATTATTTAAGTaagtatcatttataaaaaaatatttatctcaaaataaatgttaaTTTATCTCAAAATAagtatcatttatttattttgagaagaATGGAGTAGTTTTTTCTAGTAAGTAAGATAAACTTTattaaagaaaaaaggagaacaaagggttctccaacccattACAAACGAACTCGAAAAATCCCGACCAAGAGGAAAATTACAAACCAACTACTACTACGAGAGGAAAAACAAAGGGTCCATAACAAAATCGTATTATGAGAAATTGGGATGAGTAATTTTACCGCAAAACATCCACTTCCAAGCCAAAAACTTAATATTCCAAACAATATCGTTAACACTCCATTTATCCTTCCGAAAACGAACACTGTTCCTAAGGATCCAAAGAGTCCAACAACAAGCAAGCCAAATCATCCCCTCCTTCCCTTTTTTCACTTTCTTCGATCGGAAAAAATTATGCCAATCCAAGAAATTACCTTTACAATCTTCCTCATTCGACTCCTTTTTTCCCACCCAAAACAGCTCCAACCACACCTTCTTAACCACCTCGCAAGAAAAAAAGAAGTGCCTCGAATTCTCCTCACCATTGTCACAAAGAATACAATTTAAGCTATCCGCGGGAATAGCCAAACGTCTTCTCAACAAGAGATCTAAAGTAGGGAGTCTATTTCGAAAAAGTCTCCAACCAAACGCCTTCACTTTATAAGGAACCTCCGATTTCCAAAGGAATCCAAACGCCACATGATTTTTGTCAAAAGGACCATGAGGTGTCCGAACCCGTCTAAAGTAATCGTAACACGAGGCTACCGAAAAGCTCAAAACCGTACGCCTTTCCTCTCCACACCACGGCATCCCTACCTTCCTTCAAACCTCCGAAATCCACCAACCGACCCTTAAGAGCCCCATCTTTCACACCTAAATCCCCCCACTTCCATCTACTCTTCCAACCAAGAGGAATCCCGAAACGGAGTGGAAAAACCATTATGCACATTAAATCTACTCTTGTCAACAATGGGATCATTAAAGGAAAAGGAACCAACTTTTAACAAGTCCTTCCACCAAAAAGAACAATTAGGGGAAACTTTACTATCTCTACCGTCGCCAAAAATAATAGAGTTTAAGTCACCGTACCTAGATTGCAAAATATTTTACCATAAAGAATTACTCCCTTCaagaattctccatctccatttaCAAAGGAGAGCAAAATTAAACAAGTTGATATTTTTCACACCTAACCCTCCATCCTCCAAAGGAAAATTTACATCGctccacttcacccaatgaattTTCCTCTTATCCTCCACTCCCCCCCAAAGAAATTTATTTTGGATGCTAGTAAATTTCTTCACCACTCTAGACGGAACTTTGTAGAAAGACATAGTGAAAATAGCTAAGGAGCTAAGCACGGACTTCAAAAGAGTAATCCTTCCACCTAAGTTCAAGAACCGGTTTGTCCAACCTTCCAATATACTCTTCATTTTAGCCACTAGAGGATTCCAAGTAGATTCCTTCCTCGGATTACAACCAATCGGAATACCAAGGAAATGAAAGCAAGACTCCTCTCTCTTGCAAGAAAGAAAGTGAGACACGGCATCCAAAAAGTGATTGTTAGAATTAATCCCAATTAATTTACTTTTATGGAAATTAATGCCTAACCCCGAAACA includes these proteins:
- the LOC131620158 gene encoding uncharacterized protein LOC131620158, with amino-acid sequence MPWCGEERRTVLSFSVASCYDYFRRVRTPHGPFDKNHVAFGFLWKSEVPYKVKAFGWRLFRNRLPTLDLLLRRRLAIPADSLNCILCDNGEENSRHFFFSCEVVKKVWLELFWVGKKESNEEDCKGNFLDWHNFFRSKKVKKGKEGMIWLACCWTLWILRNSVRFRKDKWSVNDIVWNIKFLAWKWMFCGKITHPNFS